In Bacillus cytotoxicus NVH 391-98, the following are encoded in one genomic region:
- a CDS encoding lytic transglycosylase domain-containing protein — translation MMIRNIVKEVLSYKKGQIQQKLSSPQSFVSSRFHETLQSTPVKEVKATAQPTKVDEMSQSTQQLEMSESKQVAEVQTAQKEFVRRFPETKNESVDAWGLTKKYNIQKIRSGNEGKYMDIIERVSRTYGVPKTLIQKMIEVESDFNPKTVSHAGAKGLMQLMPENVRELGVQNPFSPAESIEAGVKELAGYLKKNNGDLVLALASYNAGPGNVRKYGGVPPFKETEGYIKKILNIDVSK, via the coding sequence ATGATGATTAGAAATATAGTAAAAGAAGTTCTTTCCTATAAGAAAGGACAAATTCAGCAAAAGTTAAGTAGTCCTCAATCTTTTGTAAGCAGTCGTTTTCATGAAACATTGCAAAGTACTCCAGTGAAAGAGGTGAAAGCTACTGCGCAGCCTACAAAAGTAGACGAAATGAGCCAATCGACTCAACAACTTGAGATGTCTGAATCAAAGCAGGTAGCAGAGGTTCAAACGGCACAAAAAGAATTTGTGCGCCGTTTCCCAGAAACGAAGAATGAGAGTGTAGACGCGTGGGGATTAACAAAGAAATATAATATTCAAAAAATACGTTCTGGAAATGAAGGGAAGTATATGGATATTATTGAACGAGTAAGTCGTACATACGGAGTTCCGAAAACATTAATTCAAAAAATGATCGAAGTCGAATCGGACTTTAATCCGAAAACGGTATCCCACGCTGGTGCGAAGGGATTAATGCAGCTCATGCCAGAAAATGTGAGAGAACTTGGTGTGCAAAATCCATTTTCACCAGCGGAAAGTATTGAAGCTGGGGTAAAAGAGCTCGCTGGGTATTTGAAAAAAAATAACGGCGATCTCGTTTTAGCGCTTGCTTCTTATAATGCTGGCCCCGGCAATGTAAGAAAGTATGGAGGTGTGCCTCCGTTTAAAGAAACAGAAGGATATATTAAAAAAATATTAAATATCGATGTTTCAAAATAA
- a CDS encoding flagellar motor switch protein FliN, translating into MKLQDDIPLTIYFEIGKTKKKIEDLLHITKGTLYRLEDSTKNTVRLMLENEEIGTGKILTKNGKMYVEIVELKG; encoded by the coding sequence TTGAAATTACAAGATGATATTCCGTTAACAATTTATTTTGAAATTGGCAAAACGAAAAAGAAAATTGAAGATCTGCTTCATATTACGAAAGGGACATTGTATCGTCTTGAAGATTCAACGAAAAATACGGTTCGTCTTATGCTGGAGAATGAAGAGATTGGTACCGGGAAAATTTTGACGAAAAACGGAAAAATGTACGTTGAAATTGTTGAATTGAAAGGATAG
- the fliM gene encoding flagellar motor switch protein FliM, with protein sequence MSGDKLSQEQIDALLKAMNDGSEMPVFAQEADKKEKFQEYDFNRPEKFGVEHLRSLQAIAASFGKQTSQSLAARMRIPIELEPSTVEQVPFTSEYVEKMPKDYYLYCVIDLGLPELGEIVIEMDLAFIIYIHECWLGGDSKRDFSIRRPLTAFEFLTLDNVFSILCKNLEQSFESIVAIQPKFVTTETDPNALKITTASDIISLLNVNLKTEYWNTTVRIGIPFLSVEDIMDKLTSENIVEHSSDKRKKYTSEVEAKVHQVYKPIHIALGEQKMTIGELEQIEEGDIIPLHTKVTDQLCGYVDGKHKFNCFIGKDKTRKAFLFKSFVE encoded by the coding sequence ATGAGTGGCGATAAATTAAGCCAAGAGCAAATTGATGCGCTGCTGAAGGCGATGAATGATGGGTCGGAGATGCCTGTTTTCGCGCAAGAGGCAGATAAGAAAGAGAAATTTCAAGAATACGATTTTAATAGGCCAGAGAAATTTGGTGTGGAGCATTTACGAAGCTTACAAGCGATTGCAGCGAGTTTTGGAAAGCAAACGTCACAGTCGCTTGCAGCGCGGATGCGCATTCCAATTGAACTAGAGCCATCAACTGTAGAACAAGTTCCATTTACAAGTGAGTATGTGGAGAAAATGCCGAAAGATTATTATTTATATTGCGTGATTGATCTTGGATTACCGGAGCTTGGGGAAATTGTAATTGAGATGGATCTTGCATTTATTATTTATATTCATGAATGTTGGCTTGGCGGGGATAGTAAGCGTGATTTTTCTATACGTAGACCGCTAACAGCGTTCGAGTTTTTAACACTTGATAATGTTTTCTCGATTCTTTGTAAAAATTTAGAGCAATCATTTGAAAGCATTGTAGCGATTCAGCCGAAGTTTGTGACGACGGAGACGGATCCCAATGCATTAAAGATTACGACAGCGAGTGATATTATTTCCTTACTTAATGTGAATTTGAAAACAGAGTATTGGAATACGACCGTTCGCATTGGGATTCCGTTCTTATCTGTTGAAGATATTATGGATAAGTTAACATCTGAAAATATTGTGGAGCATTCTTCTGATAAGCGGAAAAAGTATACGTCAGAAGTAGAAGCAAAGGTTCATCAAGTGTATAAACCGATTCATATAGCGCTAGGTGAACAGAAGATGACAATTGGCGAGCTGGAGCAAATTGAAGAAGGTGATATTATCCCGCTTCATACGAAAGTAACCGATCAATTGTGCGGATATGTTGACGGGAAACATAAGTTTAATTGCTTTATCGGAAAAGATAAAACGCGTAAAGCATTTTTGTTTAAAAGTTTTGTAGAATAG
- a CDS encoding flagellar motor switch protein FliN → MKHEVSPVSLMSLEEYAIQREEQAKAHIDTVSDISIELGVKLGKASVQLGDVKNLKVGDVLEVEKNLGHKVDVYLSDIKVGIGEAIVMDEQFGIIISEIEADKKQAALLKAQRQVQEKE, encoded by the coding sequence ATGAAGCATGAAGTGTCACCTGTATCATTAATGAGTTTAGAAGAATACGCAATTCAGCGGGAGGAGCAAGCGAAAGCACATATTGATACCGTTTCGGATATTTCAATTGAGCTCGGTGTGAAACTTGGGAAAGCGTCGGTTCAGCTTGGCGATGTGAAGAATTTAAAAGTTGGTGATGTACTCGAGGTTGAGAAAAACCTTGGTCATAAAGTCGATGTATATTTAAGCGATATAAAAGTCGGCATTGGAGAAGCAATTGTGATGGATGAACAGTTTGGTATTATTATTTCAGAAATTGAAGCCGATAAGAAACAAGCTGCGCTTTTAAAGGCGCAAAGACAAGTACAGGAAAAAGAGTAG
- a CDS encoding flagellar motor switch protein FliN has translation MSYMTTLLQVVLLFGVLGYGAYYMTKRTRKQQFFKQGENGHIQVKDGLYLNHQTSAFLFEVDGKQVFTVVSQNGVQSVQLTGNQFQQALEDAVKSEMKKVEDPS, from the coding sequence ATGTCGTATATGACGACCTTATTGCAAGTTGTATTACTGTTTGGTGTTCTCGGGTATGGTGCGTACTATATGACAAAGAGGACGCGCAAACAGCAGTTTTTTAAACAAGGCGAGAACGGTCATATTCAAGTAAAGGACGGCTTGTATTTAAATCACCAAACGAGCGCCTTTTTATTTGAAGTGGACGGAAAGCAAGTGTTCACTGTTGTAAGTCAGAACGGTGTACAATCTGTGCAATTAACAGGAAATCAGTTTCAACAAGCGCTAGAAGATGCGGTAAAGAGTGAAATGAAAAAAGTAGAGGATCCATCATGA
- a CDS encoding flagellar type III secretion system pore protein FliP, translating into MRIKKNLSLVAVIFVFSIIFSIIFANPAYAEPNGFIDFENGKEFTSNSSVQLFALVTLLSLSSSIVLLFTHFTYFMIVLGITRQGLGVMNLPPNQVLVGLALFLSLFTMQPVLGQLKGDVWDPMTKEKITVSQAAEKTAPIMKEYMAKHTYKHDLKMMLKVRGEELPKNMKDISLFTLVPSFTLTQIQKGLLTGMFIYLAFVFIDLIISTLLMYLGMMMVPPMILSLPFKILVFIYLGGYTKIVDIMFKTVA; encoded by the coding sequence ATGAGAATAAAGAAAAATTTATCGTTAGTTGCGGTCATTTTTGTATTTTCTATTATTTTTTCTATTATTTTTGCAAATCCAGCGTATGCGGAGCCAAATGGCTTTATTGATTTTGAAAATGGGAAAGAGTTTACGAGCAATTCAAGTGTACAGTTATTTGCACTTGTAACGCTTTTATCACTATCTTCTTCTATTGTTCTTCTTTTCACGCACTTTACATATTTTATGATTGTCCTTGGGATTACAAGACAAGGGCTTGGCGTCATGAATTTACCACCAAACCAAGTGCTTGTTGGTTTAGCACTCTTTTTATCGCTATTTACGATGCAGCCGGTGTTAGGGCAATTAAAAGGTGATGTGTGGGATCCGATGACGAAGGAGAAAATAACAGTTAGCCAAGCGGCTGAAAAGACCGCGCCTATTATGAAGGAGTATATGGCTAAGCATACGTATAAGCATGATTTAAAAATGATGCTGAAAGTGCGCGGAGAAGAGTTGCCGAAAAATATGAAAGACATTTCGTTATTTACGCTCGTTCCATCGTTTACATTAACGCAAATTCAAAAAGGTTTGCTGACGGGGATGTTCATTTATTTAGCGTTTGTCTTTATCGATTTAATTATTAGTACGCTATTAATGTATCTTGGGATGATGATGGTGCCGCCGATGATTTTAAGTTTACCGTTTAAAATACTCGTTTTCATATATTTAGGTGGATATACAAAAATCGTCGATATTATGTTTAAAACGGTCGCCTAA
- a CDS encoding flagellar biosynthetic protein FliQ yields the protein MNTSPIIDIFQSFFYKGVMILLPIAGVSMVVVVVIAVIMAMMQIQEQTLTFLPKMASIVLVIIILGPWMFQELTTLILDLFDKIPSLLRSY from the coding sequence ATGAATACATCACCAATTATAGATATTTTCCAATCCTTTTTTTATAAAGGAGTGATGATACTATTGCCGATTGCAGGCGTTAGTATGGTTGTTGTTGTCGTGATTGCTGTTATAATGGCGATGATGCAAATTCAAGAACAAACGCTGACCTTTTTGCCAAAAATGGCGAGTATTGTGCTTGTGATTATCATTTTAGGTCCGTGGATGTTTCAAGAATTAACGACACTTATTTTAGATTTGTTTGATAAAATTCCGTCGCTACTGCGCTCGTATTAA